One genomic window of Desulfovibrio legallii includes the following:
- a CDS encoding XdhC family protein has product MSEIAGGMPAPLWEETLEARVVELLCREETVALVTIVRSAGSAPRHAGTRALCTAAGFEGTVGGGVLEARAMAAARQCRESGLSALARCDLSGVGPDSDMICGGSMDVLCEVLTPEAAALFDLAAAALREDNRGAWLVDVSEPSLPRRQLWVEALPQDHALPPHVLADADAARALLEACGRKPGLVTQAGRSVYVEPLNAPPVLLLCGGGHVSLEVARLAHACGFVVDVADDRPQFANVERFPMARHCYVLPEFAGLVEACGVGRRHYLAIVTRGHSFDREALAQALTSHARYIGMIGSKAKKAQVYAALRAQGVPDAELAAVCCPIGLPVAAETPQQIAVSIVAELLAVQAGTLQRLRIED; this is encoded by the coding sequence ATGAGTGAGATTGCCGGCGGCATGCCCGCGCCCCTGTGGGAAGAAACCCTGGAAGCCCGCGTGGTGGAACTGCTGTGCCGGGAGGAGACCGTCGCCCTGGTGACCATTGTGCGCAGCGCTGGTTCGGCCCCGCGCCATGCGGGCACGCGCGCCCTGTGCACGGCCGCTGGTTTTGAGGGCACGGTGGGCGGCGGCGTTTTGGAGGCCCGCGCCATGGCGGCGGCCCGGCAGTGCCGGGAGAGCGGCCTTTCGGCCCTGGCGCGTTGCGACCTGAGCGGCGTAGGGCCGGACAGCGACATGATCTGCGGCGGCAGCATGGACGTGCTCTGCGAAGTGCTTACCCCTGAGGCCGCCGCTCTGTTTGATTTGGCCGCCGCGGCCCTGCGCGAGGACAACCGCGGGGCCTGGCTGGTGGACGTGAGCGAGCCTTCGCTGCCCCGGCGGCAATTGTGGGTGGAGGCCCTGCCCCAGGACCACGCCCTGCCGCCGCATGTGCTGGCGGACGCGGACGCGGCCCGCGCCCTGCTGGAGGCCTGCGGCCGCAAGCCCGGCCTGGTGACGCAGGCGGGGCGCAGCGTGTATGTGGAGCCCCTGAACGCGCCGCCTGTGCTGCTGTTGTGCGGGGGCGGGCACGTTTCGCTGGAGGTGGCCCGCCTGGCGCACGCCTGCGGCTTTGTGGTGGACGTGGCGGACGACAGGCCCCAGTTCGCCAATGTCGAGCGCTTTCCCATGGCCCGTCATTGCTATGTGCTGCCGGAGTTTGCCGGGCTGGTGGAGGCCTGCGGCGTGGGGCGGCGGCACTATCTGGCCATTGTCACCCGGGGGCACAGTTTTGACCGGGAGGCCCTGGCCCAGGCTCTGACCAGCCATGCCCGCTACATCGGCATGATCGGCAGCAAGGCCAAGAAGGCCCAGGTTTATGCGGCCCTGCGCGCCCAGGGCGTGCCCGATGCGGAGCTGGCCGCCGTGTGCTGCCCCATCGGCCTGCCCGTGGCGGCGGAAACCCCGCAGCAGATCGCCGTCTCCATTGTGGCGGAGCTGCTGGCCGTGCAGGCGGGAACCTTGCAGCGTCTGCGGATTGAGGATTAG
- a CDS encoding efflux RND transporter periplasmic adaptor subunit codes for MTRRTLFSLSLILCCLLAACKGDDKAGQADMRLPVSVVDVTAADAPWPAEYQAQAAGSRAVEVRARVQGIIEKRLYEEGDFVKEGQLLFQIERDQYEAQMQQAQAQFTNAEREWRRIRPLYEKNAVSQKDRDNARASYDSARAALRQAKINLDYCQVTAPVSGYSSKENVTPGNLVSNNSLLTHVNQTDPMYIDFSIPAPERMTRQNLAAQGRLRFPEGNRYKAQLRLLDGSLHQGEGEVTFIDSQVQPGTGVIKARAVFPNADRSIMPGQYVRLYVEGDVLPNAVLIPQKCVLLTQKGSMVMGVDKDDAVYAIPVTVGVAVGDKYLVLEGLKGGERIISEGIIKARPGAKVRVQQGGGQKAPQEAAPKK; via the coding sequence ATGACCAGAAGAACGCTTTTTTCCCTTTCCCTCATCCTGTGCTGCCTGCTGGCGGCCTGCAAAGGCGACGACAAGGCCGGCCAGGCGGACATGCGCCTGCCTGTCTCAGTAGTGGACGTGACCGCTGCGGACGCGCCCTGGCCGGCGGAATACCAGGCTCAGGCGGCGGGTTCGCGCGCCGTTGAGGTGCGCGCGCGGGTGCAGGGCATCATTGAAAAACGGCTCTATGAGGAAGGCGACTTTGTGAAGGAAGGGCAGCTGCTCTTCCAGATCGAGCGCGACCAGTACGAAGCCCAGATGCAGCAGGCTCAGGCCCAGTTCACCAATGCCGAGCGCGAGTGGCGGCGCATCCGCCCCCTGTACGAGAAGAACGCCGTTTCGCAGAAAGACCGCGACAACGCCCGCGCCTCTTACGACAGCGCCCGCGCGGCCCTGCGTCAGGCCAAGATCAATCTGGATTACTGCCAGGTGACGGCCCCTGTTTCCGGCTACAGCAGCAAGGAAAATGTCACCCCCGGCAACCTGGTGAGCAACAATTCCCTGCTCACCCATGTGAACCAGACCGATCCCATGTACATTGATTTTTCCATCCCCGCGCCCGAACGCATGACCAGGCAGAACCTGGCCGCGCAGGGGCGGCTGCGCTTCCCCGAAGGCAACCGCTACAAGGCGCAGCTGCGCCTGCTGGACGGCAGCCTGCACCAGGGCGAGGGCGAGGTAACTTTTATCGACAGCCAGGTGCAGCCCGGCACCGGCGTCATCAAAGCGCGCGCGGTCTTCCCCAATGCGGACCGCAGCATTATGCCCGGCCAGTATGTGCGCTTGTATGTGGAGGGGGACGTGCTGCCCAACGCCGTGCTCATTCCCCAGAAGTGCGTGCTGCTTACCCAGAAGGGCTCCATGGTCATGGGTGTGGATAAGGACGACGCGGTGTACGCCATCCCCGTTACGGTGGGCGTGGCCGTGGGCGACAAATACCTGGTGCTGGAGGGCCTCAAGGGGGGCGAACGCATCATCAGCGAAGGCATCATCAAGGCCCGCCCCGGGGCCAAGGTGCGCGTGCAGCAGGGGGGCGGCCAGAAAGCGCCCCAGGAAGCCGCGCCCAAGAAGTAG